From the Kribbella sp. CA-293567 genome, the window GCGGCCAGGTGCAGCCGCGCCTGCTCACCGCCCGACAACGAGGCCAGCAACCGATCGCCCGGCAGCGAACTCAGTCCCAACCCGGCCAGCGCCCGCCGGAATCGCGCCTCGGCGTCGTACCCGTCGCGGACCTGGAAGGCGGTCTGCAGTTCGCCGTACTCGGTCAGCAAGGCGGGATCGCCGTCCGTCAGCAAGCCCTCCAGCTCCAGCATGCGTGCTTCGATCCAACGCAGCTCGGCCAGCGCGTGATCGGCGACCCCGGCGACCGAGAGTTCCAGCGGCAACGAGATGTCCTGGGCGAGGAAGCCGATGCTGTCGGCAACGGTCACGAGCCCGTCGTCGGCCGGTTCGGCGCCGGCCAGGATCCGGAGCAGGGTCGACTTGCCCGACCCGTTCTCGCCGATCAGCCCGCTGACCTGGCCGGGCGGGAAGGCGCAGCTGACCCGTTCGAGCACCGGGCGATGGTTGTAAGACTTCGAGATCTCGTGCAGGGACAGCTGAGACATCCGGGTCCTCCTGACGCGCTGGAACGGTTCGGCGTCCACACAGGCGGGGACGGCCGGGTTCGACGGCGGGTCAGAAAATCACTGCTACCTCCTGCTACTGCGACAACTGTCCGCTCTCGATCATGCCACGGCCCGCGTCGGCAGGTGTCGGCAACTCCTCACCTCGGCCCCGGCGGCGCTGCTGTAAGGATGGTGCTGCTGCCCGACGACGGAGGAGGTCGCAGTGTCCGGACGTCTGACCGGCGAGGTCGTACTCGTCACCGGGGCCGCCCGCGGGATCGGCCGCGCGATCGCGCGCAAGGCTGCCGAGGAGGGCGCGGTCGTCGCGGTTCTCGACATCCTGCCTGATCAACTCGCGGCGACCGCGGCCGAGTTGCGGCAGGCCGGCGCCACCGTCGCGGCCGCCGTCGGCGACGTGACCGACGAGGATTCGGTACGCCGTACTGTCGCCGGCCTCACGAAGGAACTCGGCCGCCCGGCCACCGTGCTGGTCAACAACGCCGGCGTCAACGCCTACGCCGATGCCACTCAGATGACGGTGGCCGAGTGGGACAGTGTTTTCGACGTCGACCTCAAGGGCGCCTGGCTGATGGCCCGCGAGGTGCTGCCACCGATGATCGAGGCCGGCCACGGGGCGATCGTCAACATCGCCTCGATCCACTCCCAGTTGACCACCGCCGGCATGTTCCCGTACGCCGCCGCCAAGTCCGGACTGGTCGGCATGACCCGCAGCCTCGCCCTCGACATGGCTCCGCACAACGTCCGCGTCAACGCCGTCAGCCCCGGCTTCGTCGCCACCGACCTGCTCGAAGAGTTCTTCGACACCATCCCGAACGCCCGCGAGTCCGCGCTGGCCGCTCATCCGCTCGGCCGGATCGGCACCCCCGACGACGTCGCTGAGGTGGTCTGCTTCCTCGCCTCCCGCGCGGCGGCCTTCGTCACCGGCGCCAACTGGGCCGTCGACGGCGGCCTGGGCGTCCGCTACGCCTGAGGTGCCTGGGAACTTCCCGCCGACCTCCACCAGGTATCGGTGGACCGGGTGTCGCGCAATGCGTTGGTCGCACAGTGCACCTCACCACCACCCAGGTGAGCCCAGAAGAAGTCCTCCACCCAGTGCACCCGTACGCCGTTACGTCGCATCGCACGCTCCGTCGCCTGCCGGAAAACATCCCGGCCGCCAACCTTCGGACCGTGCGGGTCAGGTGCGGCGAAGTCCCGCGCGGTCAGCGACAGCCCGTTCACCAGCCCCGGAGTCCTTGCCCGCAGCAACCCGTAGCCCGGCACCCGCTCGAACAGCACCGGCAACCTGACCAACTCGTCCGCCGTCAGTCCAGTGGCCGCGAGCAAGATCCTCAACTGCTCGTCGATGTGACCTGCCGCTGCCTCGTTGTCGGCCAGCCCCTTGCTATCAGCAAGTACTTGGTCGATGGTCGGCTTCTGCTGCGAGTTGGTGTCGGCGAAGAGCCGAGCCTGTCCAGCTCCCGTGCGCTGAGCCTCCCGCAGCAGATCGACCGCCAGCCGCGGGTCCGCGACCGCGAGCGTCCAGCCGCGAGCGTTGCCGGCCCGCACTACATGCGTCGTCTCGTCCGCGTGCCCGACCATCAACCAGGAGGTGTCGATCACCACCGGCGCCTGGTAGCCCTGCCCGGTCACGAGCTTGATGAACCCGGCATCAGGTCTCCGGGACTCCGCGCCGTAGACCACCCGCCCGTGCGGATACCCGGCGTACGGCGGCAGCGACTCGATGTTGCCACCCATGTTGAGCAGATCGTTGAGCCCGTCCGACGGCACCGCGCTCAACTCCTGCACGATCCCGATGTCGGGACCCCGCAGATCGCGGTACAGCAGTCGCCCGGCAGGCCGCGGGGTCGCCACCGGCGTTCCGTCCCGGTCGGGAAACTCCCAGACATTGCCCGACCGGATCAAGATCCGCATCGTCCGGCTGCCCCCGACCACCGGCATGCTGGCGGTGGCAGGCTCGAAGGTGTCCTGCACCCACATGTCCTTCCAGCCCCGCGCCGTGCCCTGGACGAACTTCAGCCTCGCTCCGGCGGACCGGGTCGCCCGGCCCAAGGTCTTCGCGAACGGCTCCCACTCGCCCGGAACTCCCTTCGGATAAGGCGGTTCACCGGTCGGCCAACCCGGTCCCTTGTTCGGCCGGGCAGCCAGCACCGTCTCGGCGCGCTGCAGTTCGTTCTGCAACATCAGCGGCGCGACCCGGAGCTTCACCACGTCCGTCGTCGTCCGCCCGCGATCGGCAACGGTCAACGTCACGGACACCTGCCCGTCCCACTTGGCCGGATCCCGAACCACGTCCCGCCCCTCCAGCCGGACCCGTACTCCGCGCCGAAGTTGCGCGGCGGTCAGAGTCTCGACGGCCTGCCCGTCCACGAAGATCCGCGCCTTGTCCGCCGGTACGACGCTGAGCCGCCCAGCTGCCTGCCGGCTCACGTCGCGGTGGGCATGCACCTCGAGCGGCGCCAGGTCGAGAGCATCGCGCGGACCGTTGATCCGGTCGTCTGCCGCATCGTTGCAGGCGGCAAGTAACCGATCGACCTCCGCGCCGGCTCGGTCGAGGTCCGCCGGATCGACCCGGCAGCGGCGCTGGTCATCGTCCAGGTTGGGCAAGAAGATCGCGCCGCGGGCATCGGTCCACCGCTCCTCGGCTGCTTCGTCAGCGGCCGTCAGCCGCCCATCCCTGTTCGCGTCGGCGGTCAGGCCCGGCTGGAGTTCCGGATGCGGTGAGGCGCCCCAGGCCAGCATCACCGGCGATCCGGACAGCGCCAACGTTGCGACGACAAAACCTGCGGTCCAACGCTTCATGTCGCTCCCGGTAGTCGTACGAGCGTGTGGTTTCGTCGAAACTAACACGATTGTGCGAAATCCGGCAGGTGGATTTTCCGCCTCCGCCCCAGGGTGGACGCGAGCGGGCGGGGTACGGGGCGAGAAG encodes:
- a CDS encoding SDR family NAD(P)-dependent oxidoreductase, which translates into the protein MSGRLTGEVVLVTGAARGIGRAIARKAAEEGAVVAVLDILPDQLAATAAELRQAGATVAAAVGDVTDEDSVRRTVAGLTKELGRPATVLVNNAGVNAYADATQMTVAEWDSVFDVDLKGAWLMAREVLPPMIEAGHGAIVNIASIHSQLTTAGMFPYAAAKSGLVGMTRSLALDMAPHNVRVNAVSPGFVATDLLEEFFDTIPNARESALAAHPLGRIGTPDDVAEVVCFLASRAAAFVTGANWAVDGGLGVRYA
- a CDS encoding protein-arginine deiminase family protein gives rise to the protein MKRWTAGFVVATLALSGSPVMLAWGASPHPELQPGLTADANRDGRLTAADEAAEERWTDARGAIFLPNLDDDQRRCRVDPADLDRAGAEVDRLLAACNDAADDRINGPRDALDLAPLEVHAHRDVSRQAAGRLSVVPADKARIFVDGQAVETLTAAQLRRGVRVRLEGRDVVRDPAKWDGQVSVTLTVADRGRTTTDVVKLRVAPLMLQNELQRAETVLAARPNKGPGWPTGEPPYPKGVPGEWEPFAKTLGRATRSAGARLKFVQGTARGWKDMWVQDTFEPATASMPVVGGSRTMRILIRSGNVWEFPDRDGTPVATPRPAGRLLYRDLRGPDIGIVQELSAVPSDGLNDLLNMGGNIESLPPYAGYPHGRVVYGAESRRPDAGFIKLVTGQGYQAPVVIDTSWLMVGHADETTHVVRAGNARGWTLAVADPRLAVDLLREAQRTGAGQARLFADTNSQQKPTIDQVLADSKGLADNEAAAGHIDEQLRILLAATGLTADELVRLPVLFERVPGYGLLRARTPGLVNGLSLTARDFAAPDPHGPKVGGRDVFRQATERAMRRNGVRVHWVEDFFWAHLGGGEVHCATNALRDTRSTDTWWRSAGSSQAPQA